The following are encoded in a window of Acidobacteriota bacterium genomic DNA:
- a CDS encoding NADH-quinone oxidoreductase subunit M: MNLITITTFLPLVGAILLLLLSLRGSEDQKSANNLYRYATLAITLITFLVSLVILAKYDSSTVAAQLVEKTPWIGSLGVSYHVGVTGLSVWLVILTTFLMPISVLASWHVTKRVREYMLFMLILETGMIGVFVSLDMFLFYLFFEITLIPMYFLIGVWGGERRIYAAVKFFVYTVVGSLLMLVAIIAVYFYNGANSFDILEITNNIQAGKTVIPGNVQTWLWLAFALAFFIKVPLFPFHTWLPDAHVEAPTAGSIILAGVLLKMGTYGLMRFNLPFFPAVSQKAAPYVMTLAVIGIIYGALVAMVQPDMKKLVAYSSVSHLGFVVLGIFAFTDQGMQGALYQMLAHGISTGALFLGVGIVYDRRHTRQIADFGGIATPMPQYSTLFLIVALSSLGLPLLNGFIGEFLILLGTFSSPMPHAKLFAVLAALGVILSAVYLLWMIQRVFFGEITKKENAELKDMDGREVLAMVPLVVLAIVMGVRPMTFLRGSELAVNQVKEYVLGKPAPAKVAENHQDR, from the coding sequence ATGAACCTGATTACGATCACAACTTTTCTGCCGCTGGTTGGAGCGATTCTGTTGTTGCTGTTGTCGCTGCGCGGTTCAGAAGATCAAAAGTCTGCGAACAATTTGTACCGATACGCGACGCTCGCCATCACGCTAATCACCTTTCTGGTTTCGCTCGTGATTCTGGCGAAGTACGACAGTTCAACCGTCGCGGCGCAACTCGTCGAAAAAACACCCTGGATCGGTTCGCTCGGTGTGTCTTATCACGTAGGCGTGACCGGATTGAGCGTCTGGCTGGTGATTCTGACGACGTTCCTAATGCCAATTTCAGTGCTGGCGAGTTGGCATGTCACCAAACGCGTCCGCGAGTACATGCTGTTTATGCTGATTTTGGAAACAGGAATGATCGGCGTGTTCGTTTCGCTGGATATGTTCCTGTTCTACCTGTTCTTCGAAATCACGCTGATTCCGATGTACTTCCTGATCGGCGTTTGGGGCGGAGAACGGCGCATTTACGCCGCGGTCAAGTTTTTTGTGTACACAGTGGTGGGCAGTTTGTTGATGCTGGTCGCCATTATCGCCGTTTACTTTTATAACGGCGCGAACAGCTTCGACATCCTGGAAATCACCAACAACATACAAGCGGGCAAAACCGTCATCCCTGGCAACGTGCAAACGTGGTTATGGCTGGCGTTTGCGTTGGCATTTTTCATCAAAGTTCCGCTGTTTCCGTTTCACACCTGGTTGCCGGATGCGCACGTCGAAGCGCCCACCGCCGGTTCGATCATTCTGGCAGGCGTGCTGCTGAAAATGGGAACGTACGGTTTGATGCGATTCAACCTGCCGTTTTTCCCAGCGGTGTCGCAAAAAGCGGCTCCGTATGTGATGACGCTGGCGGTGATTGGTATCATTTACGGCGCGTTGGTGGCGATGGTGCAGCCGGATATGAAAAAGCTGGTGGCGTATTCATCGGTCAGCCACCTGGGGTTTGTGGTGTTGGGAATTTTCGCTTTCACCGATCAGGGAATGCAGGGAGCGTTATACCAGATGCTGGCGCACGGCATTTCGACTGGCGCGCTCTTCCTTGGCGTAGGCATCGTGTATGATCGTCGCCATACGCGCCAGATTGCAGACTTTGGCGGAATCGCCACGCCGATGCCGCAATACTCGACGCTGTTTTTGATCGTCGCGCTTTCATCCCTTGGGTTGCCGTTGCTCAATGGTTTCATCGGCGAATTCCTGATTTTACTAGGTACGTTCAGTTCGCCGATGCCGCACGCGAAATTGTTCGCCGTGCTGGCGGCGCTGGGTGTGATTTTGTCGGCGGTGTATTTGCTGTGGATGATTCAGCGTGTGTTTTTCGGCGAAATCACGAAAAAGGAAAACGCCGAACTCAAAGACATGGATGGCCGCGAAGTGCTGGCGATGGTTCCGCTGGTGGTGCTGGCGATTGTCATGGGCGTTCGGCCAATGACGTTCTTGCGCGGCAGCGAATTGGCCGTCAACCAGGTGAAAGAATATGTGCTGGGCAAACCGGCTCCGGCCAAGGTCGCCGAAAATCATCAAGACAGATAA
- a CDS encoding NADH-quinone oxidoreductase subunit N: MQLNSLNLNYWAIAPEVIASVAAVLIMLVDAFSKKGARKINAGITLVGLGLALIAVAGLSSVGVGSYFSGMVVVDPIRVFFSVTILLVSIVVTLLASQFLRDEALPPGEFFALILFATTGMLLLAGAGDLVTVFLGLEIASITTYVMAGYRRYDARASESSLKYFLLGSFATAFLLYGMALVYGATRTTTIAGINQAITDGKVEFPALLMVGAALMLVGFGFKIASAPFHLWTPDVYEGAPTIVTGFMGTAPKAAVFAAFLHVFTQGFNAGGQLGADLHHVWVTVVAIIAALTMTVGNVVALSQKNIKRMLAYSSIAHAGYALVGFLTSEAAPVAFYMLVYSLMSVGAFAVIQLLARAGDQKTETADYAGIGFVSPGLSFALAIFLFSLAGIPPTAGFISKFFIFKSTWDFTAPWSGQHSLRWLVVVAVINSIISVYYYLYPIVVMFFRPLVPGFVKPRVSTMTAVALVLALIGTLYLGILPNRVMSAIGGTESSSAQRVSTPSNQAMAR; this comes from the coding sequence ATGCAACTCAACTCTCTCAATCTGAATTACTGGGCCATCGCTCCCGAAGTCATCGCTTCGGTCGCAGCGGTGCTGATCATGTTGGTGGATGCGTTTTCCAAAAAAGGAGCGCGCAAAATCAACGCCGGAATTACGCTGGTCGGTTTGGGGCTGGCTTTGATTGCTGTCGCCGGGCTGAGTTCGGTTGGCGTAGGCAGCTACTTTTCCGGTATGGTTGTGGTGGACCCGATTCGCGTGTTCTTTTCGGTGACCATCCTGCTCGTTTCCATCGTGGTGACGCTGTTGGCCAGCCAGTTTTTGCGCGACGAAGCTTTGCCGCCCGGAGAATTTTTTGCGCTGATTTTGTTTGCGACGACCGGAATGTTGTTGCTGGCTGGAGCAGGCGATCTGGTCACGGTCTTTTTGGGATTGGAAATTGCTTCGATTACGACCTACGTGATGGCTGGCTATCGTCGTTATGATGCGCGCGCCAGCGAATCGTCGCTGAAATACTTCCTGCTGGGTTCGTTCGCCACGGCGTTTTTGTTATACGGAATGGCCTTGGTTTACGGGGCGACGCGCACGACGACAATCGCTGGAATCAATCAGGCAATTACCGATGGCAAAGTTGAATTTCCGGCCTTGTTAATGGTTGGTGCCGCGTTGATGCTGGTCGGATTCGGATTCAAAATCGCCAGCGCGCCTTTCCATTTGTGGACGCCCGATGTGTACGAAGGCGCTCCGACGATCGTCACAGGCTTCATGGGAACGGCTCCGAAGGCTGCAGTCTTTGCTGCCTTTCTGCACGTGTTTACCCAAGGCTTCAATGCCGGAGGTCAGCTAGGCGCGGATTTGCATCATGTCTGGGTGACTGTGGTGGCAATCATTGCTGCGCTGACGATGACGGTTGGCAACGTCGTTGCTCTATCGCAGAAAAACATCAAACGCATGCTGGCGTATTCGTCTATCGCTCACGCCGGGTACGCGCTGGTCGGATTTCTCACCAGCGAAGCCGCGCCTGTGGCGTTTTACATGCTGGTGTATTCGTTGATGAGCGTTGGCGCGTTTGCGGTGATTCAGTTGCTGGCGCGCGCAGGCGACCAGAAAACCGAAACCGCGGATTATGCCGGAATCGGATTTGTCTCGCCGGGATTAAGCTTTGCGCTGGCGATTTTTCTGTTCAGTTTGGCGGGTATTCCACCGACCGCAGGGTTCATCAGCAAATTTTTTATCTTCAAATCCACCTGGGATTTCACGGCACCCTGGAGCGGACAACATTCCCTGCGTTGGTTGGTGGTTGTGGCAGTCATCAACAGCATCATTTCGGTGTATTACTACTTGTACCCGATCGTGGTGATGTTTTTCCGTCCGCTGGTTCCAGGATTTGTGAAGCCCCGCGTCAGCACAATGACGGCAGTGGCCTTGGTCCTGGCGCTGATTGGAACGCTGTATTTGGGAATCCTTCCGAACCGCGTGATGAGCGCAATTGGTGGAACGGAGTCGAGTAGCGCTCAAAGGGTTTCCACTCCGTCAAATCAGGCAATGGCAAGGTGA
- a CDS encoding DUF2911 domain-containing protein produces MQGSPDTAQWTEVKLRYPSIPLTISRFENSRVFATEDAPADLDHAVAAFVVGKPIEIKRAPALAVRPSPRASVEQQIGLTNVMIRYGRPQTKNREIWGKLVPWNRVWRAGANEATTITLSRDVLIEGQTLAAGSYSFFVIPSENDWTVVFNRVAHQWGAFNYNPDFDALRVKIKPRPAEMSEWLTYSFEPSEPKSAFLVLRWEKMKLALRITDSF; encoded by the coding sequence ATGCAAGGATCGCCCGACACTGCGCAATGGACGGAAGTCAAACTGCGTTATCCTTCCATCCCGCTCACCATCAGCCGCTTTGAAAACTCGCGCGTGTTCGCGACGGAAGATGCGCCTGCGGACTTGGATCATGCCGTTGCAGCATTTGTGGTAGGCAAACCCATTGAAATCAAACGTGCCCCTGCCTTGGCGGTTCGCCCCAGCCCACGCGCCAGCGTCGAACAACAAATCGGGTTGACCAATGTGATGATCCGCTATGGACGCCCGCAAACCAAAAACCGGGAAATCTGGGGCAAGCTGGTTCCGTGGAATCGTGTTTGGCGCGCGGGAGCGAATGAAGCAACGACAATTACCCTCAGCCGCGACGTTTTGATTGAAGGGCAAACACTGGCGGCGGGAAGCTATAGTTTCTTTGTCATCCCTTCTGAAAATGACTGGACGGTGGTCTTTAACCGCGTTGCTCATCAATGGGGAGCATTCAATTACAACCCCGATTTCGACGCCTTACGCGTAAAGATCAAACCGCGCCCCGCCGAAATGTCAGAATGGCTTACTTACAGCTTTGAACCATCTGAACCGAAATCTGCATTTCTGGTTTTACGCTGGGAGAAAATGAAGCTGGCATTGCGAATAACAGATTCTTTTTAG
- a CDS encoding response regulator transcription factor: MSKIRTLIVDDELHARNGVRTLLSSDPEIEIIGESNNGKQALNNIETLRPDLVLLDIQMPDLNGFDLLARLDLASSPVIVFVTAHDQYALKAFEFSAVDYLLKPFTDERFHQALERAKTLHRQRELSEVSTQLTQLRQLLSGYTFAKQPGAEIPTQFLQRFPVKTGGVVHFVPVDEVDWLEADGYCTKLHGGKQTFLLRGNLGSFESQLDPQKFARIHRSAIVNLRRIQCLKNWFHGEGLVQLQNGTELKVSSNQRQRLEQLLEHLA; the protein is encoded by the coding sequence ATGAGTAAGATCAGGACCTTGATCGTAGATGATGAATTACACGCCCGCAATGGCGTCCGCACGTTGCTGTCCAGCGACCCGGAAATCGAAATCATCGGCGAATCAAACAATGGCAAACAAGCGCTGAATAACATTGAAACCCTTCGTCCCGATCTCGTCTTGCTGGATATTCAGATGCCCGATCTGAATGGATTCGATCTGCTGGCAAGACTTGATTTGGCCAGTTCGCCGGTAATCGTTTTTGTGACCGCTCACGACCAATACGCGCTCAAGGCGTTTGAATTCAGTGCGGTGGATTATCTATTGAAACCATTCACGGATGAACGTTTTCACCAGGCGCTGGAACGCGCCAAAACGCTACATCGCCAGCGAGAGTTGAGTGAGGTCAGCACACAGTTGACGCAATTACGTCAACTGCTCAGCGGGTACACGTTTGCCAAACAACCCGGCGCGGAAATACCCACACAATTCCTGCAACGGTTTCCTGTCAAAACTGGCGGCGTGGTGCATTTCGTTCCGGTGGACGAGGTAGATTGGCTGGAAGCCGATGGCTATTGCACCAAACTGCACGGCGGCAAACAGACGTTTTTGCTTCGCGGCAATCTGGGCAGCTTTGAATCACAACTCGACCCGCAAAAGTTTGCGCGCATACATCGTTCCGCCATCGTCAACTTGCGAAGGATTCAGTGCCTGAAAAACTGGTTTCATGGCGAAGGCCTGGTTCAACTGCAGAATGGAACCGAGCTTAAAGTCAGTAGCAATCAACGACAACGCTTGGAACAATTGTTGGAACACCTGGCCTGA